A part of Ooceraea biroi isolate clonal line C1 chromosome 10, Obir_v5.4, whole genome shotgun sequence genomic DNA contains:
- the LOC105285093 gene encoding uncharacterized protein LOC105285093 isoform X1, with amino-acid sequence MHEIEEHYYKINYNFLKMFGLWPYQQSFFARLRKVLFIGILFGYIIAQFLSFLTMQFSANLLLKILSFVSPTIYVTIKYCLFIVQTDNVKQLLEQIRNDWELVKDKLEIDIIKKYAGSVKFITMCTLVFCHCDTLCYITLQFLPLILDVILPLNESRSLKLIAITEYFVNREKYLWIMLLYEIVAIYLRVTTLCCTCTTIMMYILHACALFKVASYRMENAIQEDMLAMCNPVKEYLFYQKIARVVIIHRRAIAYVELWISSFTMMFTLLIFVGISSISFSLFHLLQVITTRNYSDIYAAFISVVVQFTYMFIINYCGEIVQNHGMQVFEATYNGLWYAAPLRTQKLILFVMHRAIVKVNLTFGNIFILSLEGFVTLASKAVSYFTVIYSTRQ; translated from the exons ATGCACGAGATTGAAGAacactattataaaataaactacAATTTTCTTAAGATGTTTGGCCTATGGCCTTATCAGCAATCATTTTTTGCTCGACTacgaaaagtattatttattggtATTCTTTTTGGATATATTATTGCTCAG TTCCTATCATTTTTGACAATGCAATTTAGCGCAAatcttcttttaaaaattttgtcttTCGTGTCTCCTACTATTTATGTCACAATAAAGTATTGCCTTTTCATCGTTCAAACAGATAAT GTAAAACAGCTGTTAGAGCAGATTCGAAATGACTGGGAATTAGTGAAAGACAAATTGGAAAttgatatcattaaaaaatacgcCGGGAGtgtgaaatttattacaatgtgTACACTtg TGTTTTGTCATTGTGATACATTGTGTTACATAACATTGCAATTTCTACCGTTAATACTTGACGTTATATTACCGTTAAATGAATCACGATCTTTGAAACTTATCGCGATCACGGAATACTTTGTCAATCGGGAGAAATATCTCTGGATAATGTTACTTTATGAAATAGTTGCCATTTATTTAAGAGTGACTACGCTATGTTGCACCTGTACAACAATTATGATGTATATCCTACACGCATGTGCGCTTTTCAAAGTGGCAAG CTATCGAATGGAAAACGCAATTCAAGAGGATATGCTAGCGATGTGTAATCCTGTAAaggaatatcttttttatcagAAGATTGCGCGCGTAGTTATTATTCATCGACGGGCCATTGC GTATGTCGAGCTTTGGATATCTAGTTTTACGATGATGTTTACTCTTCTGATTTTCGTTGGAATTAGCTCCATAAGTTTTAGTCTTTTCCAT TTACTTCAAGTAATAACTACTAGGAACTATTCTGATATATATGCAGCTTTTATATCAGTGGTGGTCCAGTTTACCTACatgtttatcattaattattgcggGGAAATAGTGCAGAATCATGGAATGCAAGTATTTGAGGCGAC ttataatgGATTATGGTATGCAGCTCCATTGCGTAcacagaaattaatattattcgtaATGCATAGGGCAATAGTAAAAGTTAATTTGACATTTgggaatatatttattttatccttGGAAGGTTTTGTTAcg CTTGCAAGTAAGGCAGTATCTTATTTCACAGTGATTTACTCCACACGACAATAA
- the LOC105285093 gene encoding uncharacterized protein LOC105285093 isoform X2 gives MHEIEEHYYKINYNFLKMFGLWPYQQSFFARLRKVLFIGILFGYIIAQVKQLLEQIRNDWELVKDKLEIDIIKKYAGSVKFITMCTLVFCHCDTLCYITLQFLPLILDVILPLNESRSLKLIAITEYFVNREKYLWIMLLYEIVAIYLRVTTLCCTCTTIMMYILHACALFKVASYRMENAIQEDMLAMCNPVKEYLFYQKIARVVIIHRRAIAYVELWISSFTMMFTLLIFVGISSISFSLFHLLQVITTRNYSDIYAAFISVVVQFTYMFIINYCGEIVQNHGMQVFEATYNGLWYAAPLRTQKLILFVMHRAIVKVNLTFGNIFILSLEGFVTLASKAVSYFTVIYSTRQ, from the exons ATGCACGAGATTGAAGAacactattataaaataaactacAATTTTCTTAAGATGTTTGGCCTATGGCCTTATCAGCAATCATTTTTTGCTCGACTacgaaaagtattatttattggtATTCTTTTTGGATATATTATTGCTCAG GTAAAACAGCTGTTAGAGCAGATTCGAAATGACTGGGAATTAGTGAAAGACAAATTGGAAAttgatatcattaaaaaatacgcCGGGAGtgtgaaatttattacaatgtgTACACTtg TGTTTTGTCATTGTGATACATTGTGTTACATAACATTGCAATTTCTACCGTTAATACTTGACGTTATATTACCGTTAAATGAATCACGATCTTTGAAACTTATCGCGATCACGGAATACTTTGTCAATCGGGAGAAATATCTCTGGATAATGTTACTTTATGAAATAGTTGCCATTTATTTAAGAGTGACTACGCTATGTTGCACCTGTACAACAATTATGATGTATATCCTACACGCATGTGCGCTTTTCAAAGTGGCAAG CTATCGAATGGAAAACGCAATTCAAGAGGATATGCTAGCGATGTGTAATCCTGTAAaggaatatcttttttatcagAAGATTGCGCGCGTAGTTATTATTCATCGACGGGCCATTGC GTATGTCGAGCTTTGGATATCTAGTTTTACGATGATGTTTACTCTTCTGATTTTCGTTGGAATTAGCTCCATAAGTTTTAGTCTTTTCCAT TTACTTCAAGTAATAACTACTAGGAACTATTCTGATATATATGCAGCTTTTATATCAGTGGTGGTCCAGTTTACCTACatgtttatcattaattattgcggGGAAATAGTGCAGAATCATGGAATGCAAGTATTTGAGGCGAC ttataatgGATTATGGTATGCAGCTCCATTGCGTAcacagaaattaatattattcgtaATGCATAGGGCAATAGTAAAAGTTAATTTGACATTTgggaatatatttattttatccttGGAAGGTTTTGTTAcg CTTGCAAGTAAGGCAGTATCTTATTTCACAGTGATTTACTCCACACGACAATAA
- the LOC105285094 gene encoding uncharacterized protein LOC105285094, protein MHEIEEHYYKINRNFLKMLGLWPYQQSLFARLRKVLFIGILFGYIVAQFLSFVTMQFSANLLLKILSFVSPTLYVTMKYCLFVVQTDNVKRLLEQIRNDWELVKDKLEIDIIKKYAGSVRFISMCALVFCHCDTLCYITLQFLPLILDVILPLNESRSLKLIVITEYFVNREKYLWLMLLHEIVAIYLRVITICCTTTTIMMYILHACALFKVASYRMENAIQEDMLAMCNPVQEYLLYQKIASVVIIHRRAIAYVELWISSFTMVFTILIVIGISSISFSLFHLLQVITNTSNDYTDMYAAFISVVAQFTYMFIINYCGEIVQNHGMQVFEATYNGLWYAAPLRAQKLILFVMQRAIVKVNLTFGNIFILSLEGFVTLASKAVSYFTVIYSTRQ, encoded by the exons ATGCACGAGATTGAAGAacactattataaaataaaccgCAATTTTCTTAAGATGCTCGGCCTATGGCCTTATCAGCAATCACTTTTTGCTCGACTACGAAAAGTACTATTTATTGGTATTCTTTTTGGATATATTGTTGCTCAG TTCCTCTCATTTGTGACAATGCAGTTCAGTGCAAATCTTCTGTTGAAAATTTTGTCTTTCGTGTCTCCTACTCTTTATGTCACAATGAAGTATTGCCTTTTCGTCGTTCAAACAGATAAT GTAAAACGGCTGTTAGAGCAGATTCGAAATGACTGGGAATTAGTGAAAGACAAATTGGAAAttgatatcattaaaaaatacgcCGGGAGTGTGAGATTTATTTCAATGTGTGCACTtg TGTTTTGTCATTGTGATACATTGTGTTACATAACATTGCAATTTCTACCGTTAATACTTGACGTTATATTACCGTTAAATGAATCACGATCTTTGAAACTTATCGTGATCACGGAATACTTTGTCAATCGGGAGAAATACCTCTGGTTAATGTTACTTCATGAAATAGTTGCCATTTATTTAAGAGTGATTACGATATGTTGCACCACTACAACAATTATGATGTACATCCTGCACGCATGTGCTCTTTTCAAAGTGGCAAG CTATCGAATGGAAAACGCAATTCAAGAGGATATGCTAGCGATGTGTAATCCTGTACAGGAATATCTTCTTTATCAGAAGATTGCGAGCGTAGTTATTATTCATCGACGGGCCATTGC GTATGTCGAGCTTTGGATATCTAGTTTTACAATGGTGTTTACTATTCTGATTGTCATTGGAATTAGCTCCATAAGTTTTAGTCTTTTCCAT TTACTTCAAGTAATAACTAATACTAGCAATGATTATACTGATATGTATGCAGCTTTTATATCAGTGGTTGCCCAGTTTACTTACatgtttatcattaattattgcggAGAAATAGTGCAGAACCATGGAATGCAAGTATTTGAGGCGAC ttataatgGATTATGGTATGCAGCCCCATTGCGTGCacagaaattgatattattcgTAATGCAAAGGGCAATAGTGAAAGTTAATTTGACATTTgggaatatatttattttatccttGGAAGGTTTTGTTAcg CTTGCAAGTAAGGCGGTATCTTATTTCACAGTGATTTACTCCACACGACAATAA
- the LOC105285097 gene encoding uncharacterized protein LOC105285097 isoform X3: MSTLLLSFLTMQFSVNLLLKVLSFVFPTLFVTIKYCTFIIQADNVKHLVEQIRYDWKLVKGKLEIDIIKKYADNVRFITMIAIVCCHCGILCYITLQLLPLILNVIAPLNESRSLKLIAVTEYFLNREKYIWVMLLHEIIAVYLRMVTLCSTIMAIMMYILHACALFKVASYRMENAIQEDVLAIRNPLKEYLLYQRIVHVVLIHRRAIGYIELWISSFTVPFTILILIGVSSLSVNLFHVRNAIHLFSLILDYSLSNFVFQLLQLIIVTDDVNEMYAVFMSVILHFSYMFIINYGGEIVQNHGMQVFEATYNGLWYAAPPRTQKLVLFIMQRAIVKINLTCGNIFVASLEGFLTLASTAVSYFTVIYSTR; encoded by the exons ATGAGTACATTG ctgctgtcatttttaacaatGCAATTCAGCGTAAATCTTCTTCTGAAAGTTTTATCTTTCGTGTTTCCGACTCTTTTTGtcacaataaaatattgcaccTTCATCATTCAAGCAGATaat GTAAAACACCTGGTAGAGCAAATTCGATATGACTGGAAGTTAGTGAAAGGTAAACTGGAAATtgatattatcaaaaaatacgCTGACAATGTGAGATTTATTACAATGATTGCAATag TGTGCTGTCATTGTGGCATATTGTGTTACATAACATTGCAACTTCTACCGTTGATACTTAACGTTATTGCACCGTTAAATGAATCACGATCGTTGAAACTTATCGCGGTCACGGAATACTTCCTCAATCGAGAGAAATATATCTGGGTAATGTTACTTCATGAGATAATTGCCGTTTACTTAAGAATGGTAACGCTGTGTAGCACTATTATGGCAATTATGATGTACATCTTGCACGCATGTGCGCTATTTAAAGTAGCAAg CTATCGAATGGAGAATGCAATTCAAGAAGATGTGTTAGCGATTCGTAATCCTCTAAAAGAATATCTGCTTTATCAGAGGATTGTACACGTAGTTCTGATTCATCGTAGGGCCATCGG GTATATTGAGCTTTGGATATCGAGTTTTACGGTACCGTTTACTATTCTAATCTTGATTGGAGTTAGCTCCTTAAGTGTTAATCTGTTTCATGTACGTAATGCTATTCatctattttcattaattctgGATTATTCTTTAAGTAATTTTGTGTTCCAGTTGCTTCAACTAATAATAGTTACCGATGATGTTAATGAAATGTACGCAGTTTTTATGTCAGTAATTCTCCATTTTAGctatatgtttataattaattatggtGGAGAGATAGTTCAGAATCATGGAATGCAAGTGTTCGAGGCAAC tTATAATGGATTGTGGTACGCAGCCCCGCCTCGTACGCAAAAATTGGTGTTGTTTATAATGCAAAGAGCAATAGTGAAAATCAATTTGACATGTGGAAACATATTTGTTGCGTCTCTGGAAGGATTTCTTACG CTTGCGAGTACAGCCGTATCTTATTTTACAGTAATTTATTCCACGCGATAA
- the LOC105285097 gene encoding uncharacterized protein LOC105285097 isoform X2 — translation MYDIEERYYKLNHNFIKMLGLWPCQKTYFARIQKILFIGILCGYIIAQLLSFLTMQFSVNLLLKVLSFVFPTLFVTIKYCTFIIQADNVKHLVEQIRYDWKLVKGKLEIDIIKKYADNVRFITMIAIVCCHCGILCYITLQLLPLILNVIAPLNESRSLKLIAVTEYFLNREKYIWVMLLHEIIAVYLRMVTLCSTIMAIMMYILHACALFKVASYRMENAIQEDVLAIRNPLKEYLLYQRIVHVVLIHRRAIGYIELWISSFTVPFTILILIGVSSLSVNLFHLLQLIIVTDDVNEMYAVFMSVILHFSYMFIINYGGEIVQNHGMQVFEATYNGLWYAAPPRTQKLVLFIMQRAIVKINLTCGNIFVASLEGFLTLASTAVSYFTVIYSTR, via the exons ATGTACGATATTGAAGAACGCTATTATAAACttaatcacaattttattaagatgCTTGGCCTATGGCCGTGTcaaaaaacttattttgctcgaatacaaaaaatattatttattggtaTTCTTTGTGGATATATTATTGCGCAG ctgctgtcatttttaacaatGCAATTCAGCGTAAATCTTCTTCTGAAAGTTTTATCTTTCGTGTTTCCGACTCTTTTTGtcacaataaaatattgcaccTTCATCATTCAAGCAGATaat GTAAAACACCTGGTAGAGCAAATTCGATATGACTGGAAGTTAGTGAAAGGTAAACTGGAAATtgatattatcaaaaaatacgCTGACAATGTGAGATTTATTACAATGATTGCAATag TGTGCTGTCATTGTGGCATATTGTGTTACATAACATTGCAACTTCTACCGTTGATACTTAACGTTATTGCACCGTTAAATGAATCACGATCGTTGAAACTTATCGCGGTCACGGAATACTTCCTCAATCGAGAGAAATATATCTGGGTAATGTTACTTCATGAGATAATTGCCGTTTACTTAAGAATGGTAACGCTGTGTAGCACTATTATGGCAATTATGATGTACATCTTGCACGCATGTGCGCTATTTAAAGTAGCAAg CTATCGAATGGAGAATGCAATTCAAGAAGATGTGTTAGCGATTCGTAATCCTCTAAAAGAATATCTGCTTTATCAGAGGATTGTACACGTAGTTCTGATTCATCGTAGGGCCATCGG GTATATTGAGCTTTGGATATCGAGTTTTACGGTACCGTTTACTATTCTAATCTTGATTGGAGTTAGCTCCTTAAGTGTTAATCTGTTTCAT TTGCTTCAACTAATAATAGTTACCGATGATGTTAATGAAATGTACGCAGTTTTTATGTCAGTAATTCTCCATTTTAGctatatgtttataattaattatggtGGAGAGATAGTTCAGAATCATGGAATGCAAGTGTTCGAGGCAAC tTATAATGGATTGTGGTACGCAGCCCCGCCTCGTACGCAAAAATTGGTGTTGTTTATAATGCAAAGAGCAATAGTGAAAATCAATTTGACATGTGGAAACATATTTGTTGCGTCTCTGGAAGGATTTCTTACG CTTGCGAGTACAGCCGTATCTTATTTTACAGTAATTTATTCCACGCGATAA
- the LOC105285097 gene encoding uncharacterized protein LOC105285097 isoform X1: MYDIEERYYKLNHNFIKMLGLWPCQKTYFARIQKILFIGILCGYIIAQLLSFLTMQFSVNLLLKVLSFVFPTLFVTIKYCTFIIQADNVKHLVEQIRYDWKLVKGKLEIDIIKKYADNVRFITMIAIVCCHCGILCYITLQLLPLILNVIAPLNESRSLKLIAVTEYFLNREKYIWVMLLHEIIAVYLRMVTLCSTIMAIMMYILHACALFKVASYRMENAIQEDVLAIRNPLKEYLLYQRIVHVVLIHRRAIGYIELWISSFTVPFTILILIGVSSLSVNLFHVRNAIHLFSLILDYSLSNFVFQLLQLIIVTDDVNEMYAVFMSVILHFSYMFIINYGGEIVQNHGMQVFEATYNGLWYAAPPRTQKLVLFIMQRAIVKINLTCGNIFVASLEGFLTLASTAVSYFTVIYSTR; the protein is encoded by the exons ATGTACGATATTGAAGAACGCTATTATAAACttaatcacaattttattaagatgCTTGGCCTATGGCCGTGTcaaaaaacttattttgctcgaatacaaaaaatattatttattggtaTTCTTTGTGGATATATTATTGCGCAG ctgctgtcatttttaacaatGCAATTCAGCGTAAATCTTCTTCTGAAAGTTTTATCTTTCGTGTTTCCGACTCTTTTTGtcacaataaaatattgcaccTTCATCATTCAAGCAGATaat GTAAAACACCTGGTAGAGCAAATTCGATATGACTGGAAGTTAGTGAAAGGTAAACTGGAAATtgatattatcaaaaaatacgCTGACAATGTGAGATTTATTACAATGATTGCAATag TGTGCTGTCATTGTGGCATATTGTGTTACATAACATTGCAACTTCTACCGTTGATACTTAACGTTATTGCACCGTTAAATGAATCACGATCGTTGAAACTTATCGCGGTCACGGAATACTTCCTCAATCGAGAGAAATATATCTGGGTAATGTTACTTCATGAGATAATTGCCGTTTACTTAAGAATGGTAACGCTGTGTAGCACTATTATGGCAATTATGATGTACATCTTGCACGCATGTGCGCTATTTAAAGTAGCAAg CTATCGAATGGAGAATGCAATTCAAGAAGATGTGTTAGCGATTCGTAATCCTCTAAAAGAATATCTGCTTTATCAGAGGATTGTACACGTAGTTCTGATTCATCGTAGGGCCATCGG GTATATTGAGCTTTGGATATCGAGTTTTACGGTACCGTTTACTATTCTAATCTTGATTGGAGTTAGCTCCTTAAGTGTTAATCTGTTTCATGTACGTAATGCTATTCatctattttcattaattctgGATTATTCTTTAAGTAATTTTGTGTTCCAGTTGCTTCAACTAATAATAGTTACCGATGATGTTAATGAAATGTACGCAGTTTTTATGTCAGTAATTCTCCATTTTAGctatatgtttataattaattatggtGGAGAGATAGTTCAGAATCATGGAATGCAAGTGTTCGAGGCAAC tTATAATGGATTGTGGTACGCAGCCCCGCCTCGTACGCAAAAATTGGTGTTGTTTATAATGCAAAGAGCAATAGTGAAAATCAATTTGACATGTGGAAACATATTTGTTGCGTCTCTGGAAGGATTTCTTACG CTTGCGAGTACAGCCGTATCTTATTTTACAGTAATTTATTCCACGCGATAA